One genomic segment of Gossypium arboreum isolate Shixiya-1 chromosome 3, ASM2569848v2, whole genome shotgun sequence includes these proteins:
- the LOC108475100 gene encoding uncharacterized protein LOC108475100 yields the protein MTLPRFIVLKAPDAEKYLRYRPGNGIYKGYATFTEKMAVSADAKFEVEFAKNGLVHIRSCTKNKYLKRTHNPSITRREDEEYWITITADKPEEDTKKESCTLFKPILEDSLHGNYRFVHVQSGHYLCLWPLATGYLNRGVLANPNRAADNQNDIFEVIDWESLVILPKFVAFKGKNNMFLGLTEAGEQRLKFSCGDVGDHHVTMEVFYRNNGDIRIKPVSSDRFWRSSPNRIRVDSDENKCKDKDTHFRAFKVDGKTIALRNVGNEKFCDLKETSGDLAATVPSITKETYLCVLEPVLSRTIYNLRYDTENARVYNEKVLVVAQNSATNRTTQAKTLDVKLSYSETNTSTWLAHFTLGLETKATFQVGVPFIGETGVEISSKYETGIKWGKTKTMTTDKEVTHQVSVPPMTKVTVYLKMTYGTCDVPFVFTQKDTLYNGTFVVTDVLGNTFTGTNYYNIQCDSKEEPLTSGNRNINVFCEICKIKI from the coding sequence ATGACATTGCCAAGGTTCATCGTTCTCAAAGCCCCCGATGCTGAAAAGTACCTCCGCTACAGACCCGGCAATGGCATCTACAAGGGCTACGCCACGTTCACCGAAAAGATGGCTGTGAGCGCAGATGCGAAATTCGAAGTGGAGTTCGCTAAAAATGGGCTGGTGCACATAAGGAGCTGCACCAAAAACAAATATTTGAAACGAACTCATAACCCTTCCATCACCAGAAGAGAAGATGAGGAGTACTGGATTACTATAACCGCCGATAAGCCGGAAGAAGACACAAAAAAGGAGTCATGCACATTGTTCAAGCCTATCTTGGAAGACTCTTTACATGGAAATTATCGATTTGTCCATGTTCAATCTGGACACTATTTATGCTTATGGCCATTGGCTACAGGGTATCTCAACCGTGGCGTGTTGGCAAACCCCAATCGTGCTGCAGATAATCAGAATGATATCTTCGAAGTTATTGATTGGGAGTCGTTGGTGATTCTGCCTAAGTTCGTTGCTTTCAAAGGAAAAAATAATATGTTCCTTGGTCTTACTGAAGCTGGGGAACAGCGTTTAAAATTCTCGTGCGGGGATGTTGGTGATCACCATGTGACAATGGAGGTTTTCTATAGGAACAATGGTGACATCCGGATCAAGCCGGTTTCTTCCGATAGGTTCTGGAGGAGTAGCCCGAATCGTATTCGGGTGGATTCTGATGAAAACAAATGTAAGGATAAGGACACTCATTTTCGTGCCTTCAAAGTCGACGGTAAGACCATAGCTCTCCGCAACGTCGGCAACGAAAAGTTCTGCGACTTGAAGGAAACGTCCGGTGACCTTGCTGCAACCGTCCCTTCGATTACTAAAGAAACCTACCTATGTGTTCTAGAGCCTGTGTTGTCCAGGACAATTTATAACCTCCGATACGACACAGAAAATGCTCGGGTCTATAATGAAAAGGTCCTTGTTGTGGCCCAGAATTCCGCCACTAACCGTACCACCCAAGCCAAGACACTCGATGTGAAACTTTCCTATAGTGAGACCAATACCAGTACTTGGCTAGCTCATTTTACACTAGGTCTTGAAACCAAAGCCACCTTCCAAGTCGGGGTTCCATTCATCGGTGAAACAGGTGTCGAAATATCTTCCAAATACGAAACAGGAATCAAGTGGGGAAAGACCAAGACGATGACCACCGACAAGGAAGTTACGCACCAAGTTAGTGTGCCGCCCATGACTAAGGTGACGGTGTATCTTAAGATGACCTATGGCACGTGCGACGTTCCCTTCGTGTTCACTCAAAAAGACACTCTTTATAATGGGACCTTCGTTGTAACAGATGTCCTAGGTAACACTTTCACTGGTACTAATTATTACAACATCCAATGTGATAGCAAAGAAGAACCCCTCACCTCTGGAAATCGGAACATCAACGTATTTTGTGaaatatgtaaaataaaaatttaa
- the LOC108475101 gene encoding uncharacterized protein LOC108475101, translating to MTLPRFIVLKAPDAENYLRYKPRNGTYKGYAEFTATTVVSANAKFEVEFAKNGLVHIRSCTKNKYLKRTHTGGPNEGYWITITADQPEEDQSKESCTLFEPILEDSLHGNYRFVHVQSGHYLCLWPLATSELHRGVLANHNRVADNQNDIFKVIDWESLVILPRYVAFKGNNNKFLRLTEVGDQPSLEFSGKDVGGDSVTMKVVHRKNGDIRIKTVSSDRVWRSSPNRVLLDSDETKGDDQNTHFRAFKVDSKTIALRNVGNRLFCNCKRDINRETTDILAATDPSITKETYLRVLEPVLSRTIYNFRYNTKNARIYKEKVLVVAQNSATNRTTQASTLDVKLSYSMTNTSTWLAHFTLGLETKATFQVGVPFIGETGVEISLEYETGIEWGKTKTMTTDMTVTHQVRVPPMTKVTVYLKMTNGTCDVPFVFTQKDTLHNGTFVTTDVLGNSFTGTNYYNIQYDSKEEPLTS from the coding sequence ATGACATTGCCAAGGTTCATCGTTCTCAAAGCCCCCGATGCTGAAAACTACCTCCGCTACAAACCCCGCAATGGCACCTACAAGGGCTACGCCGAGTTCACCGCAACGACGGTTGTGAGCGCAAATGCGAAATTCGAAGTGGAGTTCGCTAAAAATGGGCTGGTGCACATAAGGAGCTGCACCAAAAACAAATATTTGAAACGAACTCACACCGGAGGACCAAATGAGGGGTATTGGATAACTATAACCGCCGATCAACCGGAAGAAGACCAATCCAAGGAGTCTTGCACATTGTTCGAGCCTATCTTGGAAGACTCTTTACATGGAAATTATCGATTTGTCCATGTTCAATCTGGACATTATTTATGCTTATGGCCATTGGCTACATCGGAACTCCATCGTGGCGTGTTGGCAAACCACAATCGTGTTGCAGATAATCAGAATGATATCTTCAAAGTTATTGATTGGGAGTCGTTAGTGATTCTGCCTCGGTACGTTGCTTTCAAAGGAAACAATAATAAGTTCCTTCGTCTTACTGAAGTTGGGGATCAACCGTCATTAGAATTCTCGGGTAAGGATGTTGGTGGTGACTCTGTGACAATGAAGGTTGTCCATAGGAAGAATGGTGACATCCGGATCAAGACGGTTTCTTCCGATAGGGTCTGGAGGAGTAGCCCGAATCGTGTTTTGCTGGATTCTGATGAAACTAAAGGTGACGATCAGAACACTCATTTTCGTGCCTTCAAAGTCGACAGCAAGACCATAGCTCTGCGCAACGTCGGTAACCGTTTGTTCTGCAACTGCAAGCGCGACATAAACAGGGAAACGACCGATATCCTTGCTGCAACCGACCCTTCGATTACTAAAGAAACCTACCTACGTGTTCTAGAACCTGTATTGTCAAGGACGATTTATAATTTCCGATACAACACAAAAAATGCTAGGATCTATAAAGAAAAGGTCCTTGTTGTGGCCCAGAATTCCGCCACTAACCGTACCACTCAAGCCAGCACACTCGATGTGAAACTTTCCTATAGTATGACCAATACCAGTACTTGGCTAGCTCATTTTACACTAGGTCTTGAAACCAAAGCCACCTTCCAAGTCGGGGTTCCATTCATCGGTGAAACGGGTGTCGAAATATCTCTCGAATACGAAACAGGAATCGAGTGGGGAAAGACCAAGACGATGACCACCGACATGACAGTTACGCACCAAGTTCGTGTGCCGCCCATGACTAAGGTGACGGTGTATCTAAAAATGACCAATGGCACGTGCGATGTTCCCTTCGTGTTCACTCAAAAAGACACTCTTCATAATGGGACCTTCGTTACAACTGATGTCCTAGGTAACAGTTTCACGGGTACTAATTATTACAACATCCAATATGATAGCAAAGAAGAACCCCTCACCTCATGA